The nucleotide sequence TACGATTTGCTGGGGCCTGATCAAGAAGCGTTCTTGGCACGATGGGCTGACGAATGGACGGGACAACGTGTGAAGGTCGCGTTATCACAAACGATTTTCTGCAATGCCGCCACTCATGTCGGCGAAAACTTGAAGCGTGGGCGTTACTATCACGACAGCGGTGCGTGGCCGGTCGAGGCACGCAACCGAGCGGTTCGAATCTTGGGTGACTGTGAAGCGTTGTCGATACACGGTGACCAGCACCTGGGTGTTTTGCTGCGGCAAGGCGTCGACGATTTCGATGACGCCGGTTACGCGTTCATGGTGCCGGGAACGGCAAATGGATTCCCTCGTGCTTGGTGGCCGGGCGTGAACAAAGGCCAGCCAGAACCGGGCGGCGATTACACCGGCAAGTTCCATGACGATGCCGGGCACCCGATCCATATCCTGGCGGTCGGCAATCCACAGCCGGGCAGCAACCTGTTGCCAAAAACGACCGACCCCATGGAAATCGGATATCGCAAAGGCAGCGGGTATGGCGTCGTGGATTTCTCCGCCGATCGGCGATCTGCCAAGATTTCCCTGTATCGCTTGGGTGACCAAGAAGAAATGTTCGATGGTTTTCCGCAAACCATTCAAATACGTTCCCGTTCCAACTAAACGGCGAAGCGAGCCCAACCCTCGCTCTGCCAAACGGCTGCGACGTGGAATTCAATAACATTGGCAGCCGCATTGTACTTCTCGTAAATCTAACCTTCCCCCAACCTTTCATCCGAACGTCCCACCTGTGATGAAACAATACTTATTGATGACCTTGGGCCTTTGTTGGGCCGGACTTTGGTTAGGGTTGCCGCCGTGTCATGCCGACACGCGACCCAATTTCGTCTTCATTTTGACCGACGATCAGTCGTACGGGATGATGGGGTGCGACGGCAATCAATTGACTCAAACGCCCAACCTGGACCAGCTGGCGAAAGATGGCGTCTTCTTTGATTCCGCCTATGTTTCCAGTGCGATCTGTACGCCCAGCCGAATATCGATTTTTTTGGGCCAGTTCGAGCGTAAGCACGGTGTGAATTTCAACTCGGGGACCAGTGTCGCGCCGCAAGCTTGGAAGAAGTCGTACCCGGTGCTGTTGCGCGACGCCGGGTATTACACCGGGTACGTCGGCAAGAACCACGCACCGATTGGTGATGGCGGTTATGACAGCGGGCTGATGGAGAAGTCGTTCGACTACTTTTACGCCGGCCATCGGCATTTGACGTTCTATCCCAAGGATCGGCACGCGATCTTTAATGACGCGGCTTTTGATACCCAGGTAGAAATCTTGTCCGAAGGGGCGACGGATTTCTTGTCAAATGAACACCGCTTGGGGCGAGCGATCCGTTTTCTGGACGTTCGGCCGACCGAGCGACCGTTTTGTCTGAGCGTGTGTTTCAACCTACCGCACAATGCGGGTACCGGGTCGATGGCGCTGCGTGATTCGGATGATGAAATTTATAAAACGCTGTATCGAGATCAAGAGATCCCGATGCCGCCGCACTACGTGGCCAAAGCCGATATCAAACAGCCCAAAGTCCCCGCCGACGTCTGGCGAGTGTCGGATCGTCAAACCGGATACGACCACGTTGACAATCCGGACGACAACCGAGAACGAATCATCCGCAAAATGCAGGCGATGACGGGGATCGATCGCATGGTCGGTCAGTTGCGTGAAAAGCTGGCCGAGTTGGACGTGGATCAAAACACCATTTTGGTGTTCGCGTCCGATCACGGATTGTTCATGGGCGAACAGGGCCTTGGTGGCAAAGCACTTTGCTATGAAAAGGTCACGCATATTCCCATGATGATTTACAACCCATTGGCGGAATCGAATGCGCGCGGCCGGCGATGTGATGAACTGGTCCAGACGGTGGACTTGGCCCCGACCATGTTGGACTATGCGGGTGTCGACGTTCCCGAAACGATGCAAGGCAAATCGCTGCGAGGTTTGATCGACCAGGACGGCGACGCGGTTCATGATTACATCTTCACCGAGAACCTTTGGGTTACCCACTTTGGGAATCCCAAGATCGAAGCGGTCCAAGACAAGCGTTGGAAATACATCCGTTACTATCGCAACAATTGCATGTCGGCCGAGGCGAAGATCGGAGCGGCCGCTCAGCTGGGATTGAAGCAGACCGCGGCGCTGTACGGCGTCAGCGATCCGATGATGTTCCACTATCGTGATTTGGTGGAATCTTCGCTGCGTACGCCGTTTCCCGACTACGAAGAACTGTACGACTTGGCCAATGATCCGAGCGAGTTGAACAACCTGGCCGCGGATCCGAAACACGCGCGTCAACTGAATCGACTTCGCAAGGTGTGGCGTCAGAAACTGCGACAGGCTCGTGGCACCGAACCACCGGCGGTGCTGCGTTACACCGACGAAAGCGAACTGGAACGCCAGCTTGCATCGAAACAATCAAAATCTGGTAACCGTTGAACGTGACGAGTGGTCGGCGCAACAGCGATGCCAGCGACTGATACCAATCTTTGACTTTCCCTTCCCACCGCCCCACCGCAGGGACACTGCAATGAATCGCAAGAACGAAGGCTTTCAAGCACACGCGCCGTCGCGCCGTCAGTTTCTGAAGACCGCGTCGGCCGCATCGTTGGCCGCCTGGCCGATCGGATCGACCACCGCAAAAGCGGCTTCGAAGTCCGAGCGTCTGCGGTTTGCATTGATCGGATGCGGTGGCAATGGAACGCGGACGTCGCCGGTGGGGAAGGAGTTTGCCGACTTGGTCGCGTTGTGCGATGTCGATGAAGGTCACCTTCAGCGTGGGAACGAATTGCTGTGTGACGGCAAAGCGGACTTGTATTCGGATTATCAACAGATTCTGCAACGTGACGATATCGACATGGTGCAGATTTCGACGCCCGATCACTGGCACACCAAGATCTTGGTCGAAGCGATGTTGGCGGGCAAAGACGCGTACTGCGAGAAGCCTTTGACGTTGACCATCGATGAAGGCAAGCTGATTCGCAAAGTGCAAAAGGAAACCGGACGCGTCGTCCAAGTCGGCACGCAACAACGCAGCAGCTTTGACAAGTTCAACAAAGCGTTGGCGATCATCGCCGAGGGCCGGTTGGGCACGTTGAAGAAGGTGACCGTGCGGATCAATGCCGGTAGTTGGAGTCCAGAGATTCCGCTGGCTGACGTTCCCAGCGGTTTGGATTGGGATCGTTGGCTGGGTCCGGCACCGAAAGCGGATTACCGCTATTTGAAAACGCCCAACGATAGGTGGTACACCAACGGGCACACACAATTCCGTTGGTGGTATCAGTATTCCGGTGGCAAGCTGACCGACTGGGGCGCCCACCACATCGACATTGGTCTGTTGGGCATTGCCGCGGCCGGCTTGAACGATCAACCCGTTTCTATCAACGGGACCGCGGCTCATGACGTTAAGTTTGTCGACGGGATTCCACAGCAAGACGATCGCTACAACACGGCGCGTGAATTTGATTTGACGGTCCGGTTTGCCGGCGGCGACGTGGAGATGAATATCCGGCACGACGGCGATCGCGGGATTTTGTTCGAAGGCGACCAGGGACGCATCTTCGTCAATCGCGGCAAGTTGGTCGGCAAACCGGTGGAGGACTTGGCACACGACCCGTTGCCCGACGATGCGATCGCCAAGATCTATCGTGGGATGCCGATGGAAGGCAACGATCGGCCGGCGCACTGGGCCAACCTGATTCACTGCATCAACACGCGACAGTTGCCGATCGCCAACGTGCATTCGCATATGCGGTCGCTGCACGTTTGTCACTTGGCCGGGATTTGTTGCCGTCTGGGACGTGAGATCCGGTGGGACCCCGATGCGGAGCGAGTGATCGGAGACGAATTGGCCGACAGCATGCTGGCGCGTCCGTATCGACCGGGCTATGAGATCCAGATGTAGGTGATCGAATCCGCTGCGCCGGCGGAAATGCGGTGCGTGGCCGAACACCAGACGGGTGGTCACCTGGGTCCAAAGTCAGGAAATCTTGGCATTGCTGATCGGGCCGTCATGAACCAAGGGTGGCGGGCCGGTCGTACGGAATTCGGCCGGTCGATCGAGCGATTGTCGATTGCCAGCCATCGGATTTTGCTTGATTCTGCGTCGTTGTTGGCCTGAATTGCCGAAACATGCGGTCGGCGTTAAGGTCCGCCAGACGGACGGTCGCCCGCACTGTGGGGCGAATGACTTCACGCCGACGGCCAAATTCGCCGGGCGACGCACCGCGGATGTGTTTTGCCATACACTGAGGCGTCGGAGCGATCTTTTCACTGCCAATCCATGGAACACGTCAAGGATATTGCATGGCCGCTGATGCCGATCACGGCGGGACCGTCAACGGTGGACCGCCGCAAGACGACGCCGCTTTGGGGACAGATGATGCGAAGCGGTTGTCGGAAGCTCGGGAGAGGATCCGTCAACAACTGGGCAAAATCATCGTCGGACAGGACGATGTCATCGAAGAAATCTTGATCGGGCTGTTCAGCCGCGGTCACGTATTGCTCGAGGGTGTGCCTGGTTTGGCCAAGACGCTGATGATCAGCACGTTGGCACAGACGTTGGACCTCAGTTTCAGCCGGATCCAGTTCACCCCCGACTTGATGCCCGCCGACGTCACGGGCACCGAAATCATCGAAGAAGATCGGAATTCTGGGCATCGCGAATTGCGGTTCATGAAGGGGCCGCTGTTTGCCAACGTCGTGTTGGCGGACGAAATCAACCGGACGCCGCCCAAGACGCAGGCGTCGTTGTTGGAAGCGATGCAGGAACGTCAGGTCACCGTGGGGCGGACGCGGCACCCGCTGGACAATCCGTTCTTTGTCTTGGCGACCCAAAACCCGATTGAACAGGAAGGCACCTATCCGCTGCCCGAGGCGCAGCAGGACCGGTTCATGTTCAAAATCTTCGTCGAGTATCCCAGCTTTGACGAAGAATTCGAAGTCGCCCGGCGAACGACCGGAATGAACGATCAGGACGTCCAACCGGTGATGGCGGCCGAAGAAATCATTCGTCTGCAAGACCTGGTGCGTCGCGTCCCGGTCAGCGATCACGTCATTCGATACGCACTGTCGCTGGTCCGTCAAACGCGGGTCGGCAGCGACGGCGTGCCGGACTTTGTCGACGAATTGGTCGGCTGGGGTGCCGGCCCGCGGGCGGTCCAGTTTTTGATTCTGGGCGGAAAGGCCAGGGCATTATTGCAGGGCCGATTCCACGTCCAAATCGAAGACATCCAAGCGTTGGCCAAACCGGTGCTGCGTCACCGCATGGTGGTCAACTTCGCCGCCGAAAGCGAAGGCATCGGCAGCGACGAAGTCATCGATCGGATCATTGACGCCACGCCCACCACCGAAGACGCCCTGTCACGCGATGCCCGGTTCCAAAAGATATTTGCGTCCTGAGGTTACCGGTCGCATCCGCCGCTTGGAGTTGACGGCTCGTCGGGTCGTCGAAGGCTTCCTTAGCGGCATGCACCGCAGCCCCTACTTCGGTCAATCGATCGAGTTTCTGCAGCACCGGCAATACGTGCCCGGTGACGAGATTCGGCACATCGATTGGAAGGTGTACGCGCGGCAGGACCGGTTGCACATCAAGCAATACGAAGAAGAAACCAACCTGCGGTTGCAGTTGGTCGTCGACCGTTCGGCCAGCATGGCGTACGGCGATGGCGATTCGAACAAGTTTGATTATTCCGCGTCGATCGCCGCATCACTGGCGTACTTGGCGCTTCGGCAAAAGGACGCGACGGGCCTGTACACCTTCGACACCGCGGTCCGCGACAGCATCACCGCGCGCAGCAACCAACAACAGCTTGCCCGCATGTTGGCGTTGTTGGAATCGGTGGGGGCCGACGGACGGACCGATTTAAAATCGGTGGCCATGGAAATTGCACAAACAATCCCTCGGCGCGGTTTGGTCGTGGTGATCAGTGATTTGCTGGGCGTCGATTCACTGTTGGAAGGGCTTCAGGTTTTCCGTGCCCGCGGTCACGACGTCGCGTTGTTCCATGTGCTGCATGACCACGAAGTCGACTTTCAATTCGACGGGGCGACGCGATTCGAAGGCTTGGAGACCGACCAAATTCTGAACTGCAACCCGCGGGCACTGCGGGAAGGTTATCTGGAGGCGCTCAACGAGTTCCTGGAGTCCACCCGCCGGGCTTGTGGCCGGTTGCAGATCGATTACATGCTGACACGCACCAGCGAACCGTTAGATGCAGTGCTGGCCAAGTTTTTGTCGACGCGTTTAAGGTTGCCCAACTTGCGCAAGTAAATTTCGCCGCCCGGTCGAAGGGTTTTTGATTCGGCCGCCCGACCCTTTGATTGGTTTTTACCCCACGTCTTCCTTTTTCCGTTAAGTCTTCGACTTGTTTCTGTTTCCCGTCCTGACGATCGGTTTTCTGTTTGTCGCGGTGCCGCTGTTGGTCCACCTGATCAACATGCTGCGCCATCGCCGACAACCGTGGGCGGCGATGGACTTTTTGTTGGCCAGTTATCGCAAGCAACGCAAATGGGTGGTGTTGCGGCAACTGTTGTTGTTGCTGTCGCGTCTGGCCCTCGCAGCCTTGCTGATCGCCTTGTTGGCCGGTTGGACCGGCGGCGGCAAGCTGATGCAAATGCTGGGCGGCAAAACGGTTCACCACGTCGTGCTGTTGGATGACAGCTATTCGATGGGAGATGCCAGCGGCAACACGACCGCCTATCAGTCGGCGTTGCAAACGCTGCAGGACTTGACCCGCCAATTGGCTCAGGAAGACGGCGAACACCGTTTGACCGTGATGCGATCCAGCCGCGCGGCACTGGCGACACGAGGCGGGATCCAGCGGGGTGATACGGCGGCGGATTTGTCGTCGCAAACGATCACCGGCGATTCGCGTTTGATCCGACGTGTGATGGCGACGGCGGCATCACCGCTGCGGACCGACATGACTGCGGCGGTGGAGATGGCCGCCCAGTTGTTGGAAAACGATTCGGCCGATGAACGACACGTCTACTTGTTAAGCGATTTTCGGCGTCGCGATTGGTCGGCGCCGGAGCGTTTGACTCAACAGCTTCGTCGGATCGACGGCGATGCAGAAATTCGGCTGGTCGATTGTGCCGGTGCGGCGGCAGGCAACTTGGCAATCACCGAACTGTCACCCCAGCAAGACGTCTGGGTCGCGGGCGTTCCAGTGGTGATCCGGGCCAAAGTCAAAAATTATGGCAGCGGTCCGGTCAACAACGTGACGATCGGGGTGCGGATGGTTTTGTACGGCGACGACGTCACGACACCCGAACCCGGATTGCCACAAAGCGGTCGTGTCGAATCGTTGCCCGCAATTGTGATCGAATCGCTTCAAAGTGGCGAAGAAGTCACCAAGACCTTTCAAGTCTTTGTCGCGCAACCGGGGACTCATGCGATCGAAGCTTGGTTGCCCGAGGATGCTTTGGCGATCGACAACCGCCGCATCTGCACGTTGCCGTTATCCGAAACGCAAAAGGTTCTGGTCATCGACGATGATCCCGACGGCCGCGGTGCCTATCACGTCGGATCGGTTCTGAATCCCGGCGGCCAAGTCAATATCGGTGCGGTTCCGCAAGTCGAAGCCTCCAGTTTCCTGCGATCGATCACGCCGGAATCGTTGGCGGAGTTTCGAGCGGTCTATCTGATCGATGTTCCGACAATCGGCGAAGGTGCCGCCGCGGCGCTGGACCAGTATGTCCGCAGCGGTGGCGGGCTGGCGTGGTTCTTGGGCGAATCGGTCGATCGAACGGTGTACAACCAAACCTTGGTGTCGGCGGATCGACGGTTATTGCCGGCTCCGTTGCTGCAAATCCAACCGCTGCGTGATCGCCCCGATGGCGTGACGGCGGATGTGCGGATGGATGATTCGTCGGATCTGTTGCGTCCGCTGGCATCCGCCGGTGACGGCGTGTTTTCCTTGGTCCGGTTCAGCGATTCTTGGTTGCTGGACTTGAAAGAGAACGACCCAAACGACACGGGCATTACGACAGACGTGGTGTCAGGCGATGTGGCCGAAGCAACCACCACCGAGTCCGAAAACCCTGTGATGGGACCGGTGCGAGTTCCGCTGCGACGCACCGATGGTGTACCGGTGGTGATGCAACATGATTACGGCCGTGGCCGTGTCGTGACCGTCGCCGCGGGACTGGACGGACAATGGACCAACTGGACGGGTGATCCGACCTTTGTGGTGTTCTTGTTGCAAACCAATGCGTATTTGTGGAGTGCCGCGTCGCCTCCAACGGCTCGGTCGGTCGACGACCCGATGCGTGTTTCCTTGCCCGCTGATCGATACGCCCCTGTGTTGACTTGGTTGCCGGCCAACGAACCCCCGCGATTGCCGATCGAACTGTCCCGTGATGACCTTGCCGAAGATGATTCGACCGATGCGGGCTCCGGTGCAGCATCTGGTGACGGTGACGGACAACAAACGCTGGAACTCGATCCGGTCGGTGCGATCGTCGACGGCCGTGTCGATGTGACGGATCTGATGCGTCCCGGTTTGGGCGAATGGATGCTGACGGCGCTGGACGGCCAAACGGAAATGCGGCCGGTGGCGACGACGATCCGAGTGGGCGAAAGCGATTTGCAACGCAGCAAGCATGCCGAGGTCTTGCGTGACTTGCAGCCGGTCGATGCGGAGTTCATCGATCGAGGACGTTGGAATGACCAGACACGCCAAGCGGGCAGTTCGTTGGTGTCGCTGGTGTTGTTGGGATTGTTGGCATTGGTATTTGCGATCGAACAGGCCCTGGCGTACTGGGCCAGCTATCACGCGGCGGCCCCATCGTCGATCAAGAGTGGTCGGCGTGGCGGCGGCGTGGGAAGCGCCGCGCCGTCCTGGTCGGATCGATCGACAACAGGTTCGGAAGCGAACGGTGATTTGACGGGGGATCGCGTCGGATGATCGGACAAGTGGCGGACCGAAGCGAAGTCGTTTACGAATTCATGCGAGCCCGATCGCTGGACGGGTGGTGGATTTGGGCCGTGGTCGTCTTGGGCGTGATCGCCCTGCTGACGCTGTGCGTGCGTTTTTATCGACGTGACATCGTGGAAATTTCACGGCCGGTCGGCTGGACGCTGATGCTGTTGCGTTTGACGGCCGTGATCGCGCTGGTGTTCTTTTTCTTCGATCTGCAACGTCGAACGCAGCGGGTGGTGACGCGGCCCAGCGAAGTCGTCCTGATGGTCGACACCAGCCAAAGCATGTCGCTGGCCGGCGGCATCGATCCGGGATCGCCCAGTCGGGTGCAGTTGGCCGAAACCCTGCTGGATGATTCGCCGTTATTGACACAGATGCGCGATGAACATCGCGTCAGCGTTTACGGGTTTGATGCGGAATCAGAACCAACGCTTTGGATGTCCACCGACACGGCGGATCAATCTTTGGATGCCGATTCGGCGGCACGGACGCAGCCGGACACCGCGGACGAAACGGTTTCAGCGACCGCACGCCGGATAGCCTGGTTCGGCGGATTCGCGATCGCGGTCGGCTTGTTGCTGGCGTTGATTTCCTTGGCCATTGGTGCCACCGGACGTGGACAATCGGTCGGCTGGTTCCTGGTCACATCCGCCAGTTGTCTGTTGATCGGCGGGGTTTCGTTGGGCAGCGTTTATTGCGTGCAAAGCCCGGCACCGCTGGCGTCGATTCTGGGTTTGTCGGGGCCCTCGGATGCCGACGATACGACCGAGGATGCGGAGTCGACCGAGGCCCCGGGACAGGGACCGTCGGGCGTGGCGGACTGGGAGAATCAGGTGGCCGCCGTCGGCAGCGAAAGCCGCATCGGGGACGCGATCCGCACGGTCCTGACCGATCACGAACCCAGCACGTTGGCCGGGATCGTCGTCATGACCGATGGCCAGAATAACGGCGGCGTGGACTTGGGCAGTGCAACGGCACTGGCGCGACGTGCCGGGGTTTCGGTGTACCCGGTCGGCTTGGGCAGCAGTCGTCCGGCGACCAACGTTCGCGTGGTCGATCTGGATGCCCCCAAACGTGTCTATCCGGGCGACAAGTTTGCCATTTCGGCGGTGCTGCAGGGCAGCGGCGCACGTCCGATCGAAGTCGAGGTTCAGTTGCTGGACGGACTGGATCAAACCGCCGCCAACAACGACGGCAATGCGTCGACCGATAGCAGCGGCGATACGGCTGTCGATTTGCCGTCCAACGTGATCGACAGCCGGCGTGTGACTTTGCCGGTGGACGGGACGTTGTCGGGCCTGCGTTTCGAAATGGAACCTGAATCGGTTGGCCGGCGTCGCGTGGCGGTACGCATCGTTGCACCGGAGGGTGACACGAACGTGCGTGATGACGCCCAGGCGGCGCGATACGAGGTCGTGTCGCGTAAGTTGAAAGTGATGACGGTCGCCGGTGGGCCGACCCGCGAGTATCGCTTTGTGCGGAACTTGTTGTACCGGGACAAATCGGTGGAACTGGATGTTTGGCTGCAGACCGGACAACCCGGCATGAGCCAAGACGCGGACCTGGTGTTGACGAGCTTTCCCGAAACGCCGGAAGACTTGTTCGAATATGACGCGATCATCATGTTCGACCCCGATTGGCGATCTTTCGATGCGGCATCGTTGCAGGTGATCGAACGTTGGTTGGCCGAACAGGCCGGTGGGCTGATCTTGGTCGCTGGTCCGGTTTATCACCCGATGTTTTTCCGCGGCCGAACCGATCCCCGCATCAGCACCGTGCGAGGGTTCTTTCCGGTCGATCTGGCCACACGCGGTGCTTTGCTGGGCGGTGGTCGCCAGGGCGGTGACGATGCTTGGCCGCTAGACTTCACGCCGGACGCGCAACGAGCGGAATTCTTGTGGATTGATCAAGACCCGACGTCCAGCTTTCAAATCTGGGACGAATTCGATGGCGTCTATGACTTTGTGGGTGTCAAAGGACTGAAGCCGGGGGCGAAAGCGTATTCACGATTTTCCGATCCGACCACGCGTGTCGGTGACGAGTTGCCGGTCTTCATGGCGTCACAGTTTTACGGTTCGGGTCGAACGTATTTTCAGGCCAGCGGTGAAATGTGGCGATTGCGGCAAGCCAGCGACGCCTACTTTGATCGCTATTACACCCAACTGATTCGCTGGGCCAGCGAAGGGCGGTTGCTGCGTGACAGCAATCGCGGCGTGCTGTTGGTCGACAATTCCAAAGCGATGGTGGGCGATACCATCGCGATCCGCGCGGTGTTGACCGACGACCAATTCGAACCGTTGCAGGTGCCCAAGGTTCCCGTGAAGGTATTGACGCCCGGTGGCACCGTGATGGATTTAGATTTGACGCCGACGCCGGGCCAACCGCGTCCGGGAACCTATGGCGGACGGCTGATCGTGCGCGAAGCTGGCGGATACGAAATCCGATTGACGTTGGGCGATGTTTTGGCCGAACAGGTGCTGCGGCAAAGCGTTCAGGTGCGGTTGCCAACCGTTGAACTGGAGCGACCGCGGCGAAACGATGACGGATTGACGTCGTTGGCGGATCTGACCGCCGGCCGCTTTTTCCCATTGGATGATCCCGCGTCGACCAACACGGTGGCTGATGAATTGGTGCGTGTCATTCGGCCTCAACCACAGACCACGGTCTTGCCCGGTAATACCGACCAAGACTTTACGCGACGCCGAAACGCCGCATTGATGTGGCTGATCGCGACGTTTTTGACTTTTGAATGGGTGACCCGCCGGCTGCACCGTCTGGCATGACGACCCTTTGCCGACTGTTCTTTTTTGACCGCTGTTTGACCTTGATCCAACGCCGCAACGACTGAATCCAACTTCCATGTCTTCCGTACGTTCCCTTGACCCGAAACTGGCTTCGCTGATCGATCAATTGCGATCGCGAATCCGCCGGTACGTGGCTTGGGATGCGTTGCTGGCGGCATTGGTCATCGTGTTGGCCGGATTTTGGATCGGCTTGGCATTGGATTACCTGCCGGTGAAGCTGGGCGGGACGGAAATGCCGCGGTCGGCGCGGATGTTGTTGCTGATTGCCATCGGCGCGTTGTTGTTGTTCGTGGTGTTGCGGCTGTTGATCGGTCGTTTGTCGCGTCCCTTGCCCGATGACAGTTTGGCGTTGTTGATCGAACGCAAGCATCCATCGTTGGGCGGACGGCTGGTCACGGCGGTGCAGTTGACGCGACCGGGGCGCCAGGGTGATTCGCACGATGACCGTTTGCTGGGACGTGTGCATCGTGAAGCGGTGGCCGGTGTCGACGACGTGGATCTGGGATCGGTATTCCAGTGGCGACCATTGCTGCGAAAATTCGGCGTGCTGCTGCCGTTGGTCTTGGCCGCATTGTTGCTGTTGGTGATCAGTCCCCAGACCGCTTGGACCGCCGCGTCGCGGTTGATGTTGTTCAGCGACCAGCCGTGGCCGCGACGTGCATCTTTGGAAATGGTCGGGGTGGAATTGCCGCGAATCACCGCGGGCGAACAAGACGACGTGGAACCGCTGTTCGTCGAATTCGATGGCACGACGGTTCGGCTTCCCCGCGGTAGCGATCCGGTGCTGCGTATTCGTGCCAAGGCGGACGATGACGCGATCGTGCCGGATGTGTGTACGGCGTATTACCAAACCGACGCCGGCACGCGTGGCCAAGCCAACTTGCGTCGTGTCGGTCGTCAACGTGATGGGTACCAAGCGTTCTTATTGGACGGTCCGCCACTGGCCGGGCTTAGCGAGTCGATGTCGATCTCCATTCGCGGATTGGATGATCGCTTGGACGGGTACCGCATCGAAGCCGTCACGCCGCCGGCGGTCAAGCAGTTGGATGTACAGATTCGCTATCCCGATTATTTGCGTGGTGACCTGCCCCAGGGCGAACAGGTCATCGACCGTGACACGCCGTATCAGGCAGGGTTGCGGATTCGCGAAGGCAGTCGAGTTCGAATCACCGCGCATGCGAGTTCGCCGATCGGGGCCATCGACCACCAGGTCACCCAAAGTGGTCAAGTCGTCCCGGGGATTGCGCCGCAAATCGTCGACGATGCGATGTCGGCCAGCTTGTCGATCGATCATTTCGATGAAGCAACGACGGTCAAACTGGTGCCCATCAGCGATGACGGCATCAGCGCCCAAGCACCCTATCGCTATTTCTTTGGCGTCATTCGTGACCAACCGCCCGAGGTCTCGTTGAAGCTGCCGGGAATCGGGTCTGCCGTGACGCCCATCGCCCGATTGCCGATCGCGGTCCAGGCGACGGACGATTACGGGATCGACCAAAGCACCGTCGACTTGGTCGTGTCGTCACCCGAAGCGTCGGGGACAACGAACGAACCGCTGTCTGTTTTCCAGCCCGCGCCGGATCGCGACGGACGCAGCGAAGGTGCGATCGATTTGCGTGATCTGGCCGACCAAGGAACGATCGAAACGCTGCAACCCGGCGGATCGATCAGCGTGTATGCCGAGGCGACCGACGCCTACGATCTGGACGGCCGTCACGTGTCACAAAGCGAGATGTTTCGCTTGCAGATCGTCACCCCGGAAGACTTGTTGGCACTGCTGGAGCGGCGTGAACTGGGGTTGCGGGCACGGTTGGAACAAACGATCGACGAAACCCAAACACTTCGCGATGGTTTAGCACGACTGGAAATGCCCGGCGACTCGGTGTCCGGCACGCCCGGGGATTCCGACGAACAGGCTTCGCCGGATCGTCAACGGCAGATTTTGCGGCTTCGTATCCAGCAAGCGGCATTGCAAGCGTCCAAGAGCAGCGAGGAATTAAATGGTATCGTCGCGGCCCTGGGTGATTTGCTAGAAGAAATGGTGAACAACCGTGTCGATTCAGTCGACCGGCGGCAGCGCATCGGCCAGTCCGTCCGCGATCCACTGCGGTCAGTGGTGGACAATGAAATGCAACGTCTGTCGGCTCGGATCGCCGAATTGATGTTGGCCGCCGAAGCGAAAGACGGTGCGGCC is from Crateriforma conspicua and encodes:
- a CDS encoding sulfatase-like hydrolase/transferase encodes the protein MKQYLLMTLGLCWAGLWLGLPPCHADTRPNFVFILTDDQSYGMMGCDGNQLTQTPNLDQLAKDGVFFDSAYVSSAICTPSRISIFLGQFERKHGVNFNSGTSVAPQAWKKSYPVLLRDAGYYTGYVGKNHAPIGDGGYDSGLMEKSFDYFYAGHRHLTFYPKDRHAIFNDAAFDTQVEILSEGATDFLSNEHRLGRAIRFLDVRPTERPFCLSVCFNLPHNAGTGSMALRDSDDEIYKTLYRDQEIPMPPHYVAKADIKQPKVPADVWRVSDRQTGYDHVDNPDDNRERIIRKMQAMTGIDRMVGQLREKLAELDVDQNTILVFASDHGLFMGEQGLGGKALCYEKVTHIPMMIYNPLAESNARGRRCDELVQTVDLAPTMLDYAGVDVPETMQGKSLRGLIDQDGDAVHDYIFTENLWVTHFGNPKIEAVQDKRWKYIRYYRNNCMSAEAKIGAAAQLGLKQTAALYGVSDPMMFHYRDLVESSLRTPFPDYEELYDLANDPSELNNLAADPKHARQLNRLRKVWRQKLRQARGTEPPAVLRYTDESELERQLASKQSKSGNR
- a CDS encoding Gfo/Idh/MocA family protein; amino-acid sequence: MNRKNEGFQAHAPSRRQFLKTASAASLAAWPIGSTTAKAASKSERLRFALIGCGGNGTRTSPVGKEFADLVALCDVDEGHLQRGNELLCDGKADLYSDYQQILQRDDIDMVQISTPDHWHTKILVEAMLAGKDAYCEKPLTLTIDEGKLIRKVQKETGRVVQVGTQQRSSFDKFNKALAIIAEGRLGTLKKVTVRINAGSWSPEIPLADVPSGLDWDRWLGPAPKADYRYLKTPNDRWYTNGHTQFRWWYQYSGGKLTDWGAHHIDIGLLGIAAAGLNDQPVSINGTAAHDVKFVDGIPQQDDRYNTAREFDLTVRFAGGDVEMNIRHDGDRGILFEGDQGRIFVNRGKLVGKPVEDLAHDPLPDDAIAKIYRGMPMEGNDRPAHWANLIHCINTRQLPIANVHSHMRSLHVCHLAGICCRLGREIRWDPDAERVIGDELADSMLARPYRPGYEIQM
- a CDS encoding AAA family ATPase is translated as MAADADHGGTVNGGPPQDDAALGTDDAKRLSEARERIRQQLGKIIVGQDDVIEEILIGLFSRGHVLLEGVPGLAKTLMISTLAQTLDLSFSRIQFTPDLMPADVTGTEIIEEDRNSGHRELRFMKGPLFANVVLADEINRTPPKTQASLLEAMQERQVTVGRTRHPLDNPFFVLATQNPIEQEGTYPLPEAQQDRFMFKIFVEYPSFDEEFEVARRTTGMNDQDVQPVMAAEEIIRLQDLVRRVPVSDHVIRYALSLVRQTRVGSDGVPDFVDELVGWGAGPRAVQFLILGGKARALLQGRFHVQIEDIQALAKPVLRHRMVVNFAAESEGIGSDEVIDRIIDATPTTEDALSRDARFQKIFAS
- a CDS encoding DUF58 domain-containing protein, yielding MRPEVTGRIRRLELTARRVVEGFLSGMHRSPYFGQSIEFLQHRQYVPGDEIRHIDWKVYARQDRLHIKQYEEETNLRLQLVVDRSASMAYGDGDSNKFDYSASIAASLAYLALRQKDATGLYTFDTAVRDSITARSNQQQLARMLALLESVGADGRTDLKSVAMEIAQTIPRRGLVVVISDLLGVDSLLEGLQVFRARGHDVALFHVLHDHEVDFQFDGATRFEGLETDQILNCNPRALREGYLEALNEFLESTRRACGRLQIDYMLTRTSEPLDAVLAKFLSTRLRLPNLRK